aatcaggaaaagaaacaattctaaaataaCTTGTATTATACTGAGCATTATTTTTACCTTAAACAGGCAATCAGGGTTCAGAATAAAATCAGCATGAAGAGCTTCCAATTTCTTTTGAAGCATCAGTGGATTTTACTGAAGATTTGCAAATCTCCGACCATCACCCCACACCTTCCTCCCCCTCCTGCAGGTTCTCAAATGCGCAACTCACACGATAGGTACAACCGCCTTGAAAGACTGCGAAGCCTTTTCCCTCGTACAGCCCACGAACTTTCTCCCCTTCATAGCTACAGAGAAATAAAGGTAATTCAAGGTAATGAACAATGTGAATACACCCAAGTGACAGTGGGTTAAAATATATAACTACGTAATGGGAAGAATGAAGtcgaaaaaaatatatatacatatatatacacacacatagctAGAAAGTGGAATAGGCCACCACAGGTTTGAAGGTGGGATGAGGAATGAAggagtttggggttttttgttttgttttgtttttttgggttttattttgagtcggagtttcactctgtcattcaggctggagtacagtggcgtgatcacggctcactgcaacctccgcctcccaggtatcttggctcactgcaacctccgcctcccaggttcaagtgattctcccgtctcctgactagctgggattataagcgcatgtcaccatgcccaggtaattattgtgttttcagtagagaggcagtttcaccatgttggccaggctggtctcaaactcctgacctcaagtgatccacccacctcagcctcccaaagtgcttggattacaagcttGAACGACTGGACCTGGCCTGGAGTTACTTTTTAATAGATGGTCATACAatactgtgaatgtacttaatgccagtgaattgtacacttaaaataattaagatagtACATTTTGTTATATATGTTTCACCACAAtaaactctctctatatatatatgccatgggGCTCTACGTTTGCCACTTGAGTGATGGGCTTACTGGaagcccaaatctcagcatcacacaacatGCCCTtgtaacctgcacatgtaaccccctaaatctaaaatacaataatttttttttttttttttgagacagagtctcgctcactctgtcgcccaggctggagtgcagtggtcggatctcagctcactgcaagctccgcctcccaggtttacgccattctcctacctcagcctcccaagtagctgggactacaggtgcccgccaacacacccggctagtttttttgtattttttagtagagatggggtttcaccgtgttagccaggatggtctcgatctcctgacctcatgatctgcccgtctcagcctcccaaagtgctgggattacaggcttgagccatcgcgcccggcccaataatttttttaaatacataaaattaccttcaggctaggCACAgattatgtctgtaatcccagcactttgggaggctgaggcaggtggcttacctgaggtcaggagttcgagaccagcctggccaacatggtaaaaccccgtctctactaaaagtacaaaaattagctgggtgtggtggtgggcgcctgtaatctcagctactcaggaggctgaggcaggagaattgcttgaacacgggagacggaggttgcagtgagccaagatcgcaccactgcactccagcctgaacgacagagtgaaactccgtctcgaaataAAATAAACTGCCTGACTGGCAGTGTTGTACCCTATGGCGCCCCCATTAAAATCACCTTTCCACGATGAGTTTGGTCAGAATAGACTCTTCGTATTGGGTGGCATCTTCATTCTGCTGAACGTTTCGGGGGTCCTTTTTCGGTTTCGCTTCGTTAAGCTGCATTCCCAGCAATGGGACACCAGCTGGGGACATCTCTTGCCTAGTAGTGTTGCCATCTTGTTTGGAAAAGTCTAGATTATCAGAGAGAGATGAGGGAGAGGGGGCTGACTTCTCCCCtcttttgtctgcttttttcttttctttcaccatTGCCTTGGGAAGATCCAATGGTTACTTGAATCAAATGATTCCTTTGGTTCAGAGCTGCTTGTTTCAAAGCACTGATGagttttatctgaaaaataaaaattacatctcCAAACACTCGGGGTTTTCATTTGcagttaaaattttagttttacaaCACAATGTCATTATCATTCTCCTGCCAAAGTCTGAAAAATTAGTTACCAgggccgggtgtggcggctcacacctgcaatctcagcactttggggaggctgaggcgggaggatcatgtgagtccaggaggtcaagatcagcctaggcaacgtagtgagacgccccctctctacaaaaatacaaataaatgagccaggcgtggtggcacaggcctgtagtcccagcgactagggaagcttaggtgggaggactgcttgagcctgggaggtcgggagatcacaccactgcactccagtctaacagagcaagactctgtctcaaaaatcataataattaCAAGTATCAAGTACCATCAGTTTATAAATATACAACCTCAACACAGCATTGGTTGTTcccaaaatttttttatttttgagacagagtctcactctgtcacccaggttggagtgcagtggcacaatcacggctcactgcagcttcaacctcccaggctcaggcgatccttccacctcagcctctcaagtagctgggaccacaggcatgcatcaccacacctggctaattttttgtagagactgggtcttgctatgttgccccggctggtctggaactcctgagctcaagcaatccgcctgtctcagcctcccaaagtgctgggattataggtgtgagccactgcacctggccctaaaaattatttaagttggAACCATTGTCTAGCATGGTTTCTTGAAAGGTATCCCTACACATGAAAAAGGCTACTTAACCTCTCAGGTCTTGCATGCAGCCAATTCACACTTTAAAAGCCCCTCTCCCGccgggtggtggctcatgcctgtaatcccagcactttgggaggccgaggtgggcagatcacgatgtcaggagatcaagaccaccctggctaacacggtgaaaccctgtctctactaaaaatacaaaaaattagccaggcatagtggcacatgcctgtaatcccagctactcaggaggctgaggcaggagaatcgcttgaaccaggaggcggaggttgcagtgagctgagatcacgccactgcactccagcttgggcgacagagtgagactctgtctccaaaaaaaaaaaaaaaaaaaagccctgttcCTTATAGGTCAGCATTGTAAAGTGTGCAAGAGCTGGATTCAGGGTCCTGCATTGTCCATTACCAGTTCTGTGGTtttttgcacaggctggagtgcagtggcgcaatctcggctcactgcaacctccgcctcctgggttcacgccattctcctgcctcagccttctgagtagctgggactacaggcacccaccaccacgccccgctaattttattcgtatttttagtagagacagggtttcaccgtgttagccaggatggtctcgatttcctgacctggtgatccgcctgccttagcctcccaaagtgctggcattacaggtgtgaagcaccGGGCGTGGGCGCCTGGCCCAGTtctgtgtttgggtttttttttttttttttttcagacagagtctagccctgtcatccaggctggagtgcagtggcaggatctcagctcactgcaacctccacctccttggttcaagtgattctcctgcttcagcctcctagtagctgggattacatgcacctgccacgacactcagctaattttatttttagtagagatggggtttcactgcgttggtcaggctggtctcgaactcccaactttgtgatctccccaccttggcctcccaaagtgctgggattacaagcttgagccactgcaccccgccagtttctttctttctttctttctttctttctttctttctttctttctttctttctttcttttctttctttctttctttctttctttttctttccttccttccttccttccttccttccttccttccttccttccttccttctttcttttctttcttttttttttgagacgggagtcttactacattttgcctaggctggtttcgaactcctggcctcaagcaatcttcccaccttctcccaaagtgctaggattgcaggcatgagccactgagcttggTCAAGTGCTGTGTTCTAAAGCAAGTTGCTTAATCTCCTCTGCCTCACAAATAGAAATAACAGTACCTTGTATCATAAGAATTAAATCgatgacacacaaaaaaatccctAAGTACAGGATACAGAGCAAAGTCAATAAATTGAGTGATTATCTCATCCCTTTCCTGTTTTCAAACTTGAAATCATTGGTTTCCTACTCCCTCTAGCATTGCCATCGATTGAGCGCCTCTCATATGCGAGACAAGCAAGGAACGGTGTGCTGGAGTTGCCTTTCCAGCTCATCATTGCTTGAGCTGTATTTCCAGCGCGTCGTTGCTCGAGCTCCGTTTCCAGCGCATATCTTTGCTTGTCTGGCATATGAGCTGCGGTGCAGGGTTTCAAAGCCATAGTTCACGACTTTCCTAATCTGGCCCCACCAAAAGCACCCTGGTCCATCAGGCAGGATGCATAGTGAGCCATGTGGTGAAGGCCAGGTCTGGTCCCTTTTCGTAGGCCCGACTGGTGCAGTGGGCCCTTCTTGCCCTCTTCTTCCTGGATGCCATCCTctggccaccccaccctccaGCTGAACCCACCTCCaaccttctctcttcctccattatttatttattgagacagagtctcgctctgtcacccaggctggagtgcagtggtgcgatctcagctcactgccacctccgcctcccaggttcaagttattctcctgcctcagcctcccaagtagctgggattacaggcgcccgccaccactcccggctaatttttgtattttcagtagagacgggtttcaccatgttggccaggctaatctcgaactcctaacctcaggtgatcctcctgcctcggtctcccataagtgctgggattacaggcgtgagccaccgcgcccagccaagctttctctcttccttcaaaCACTACCTTGCTCCTTCGCACCCCCGACCACTGTCTCAGCAAAGCCGCCCCTGGGTCACCTAGCCCAAGCTGCTCTCACCTCTAAATTTAGAGGGGCCTTTACTAGGAGCTTTTCGGTCCTCTGTCAGTGACCTACAAATAAGTGAACTACAAATCAAGCCAATTTCGTTTCTCAGTGCGTGTTTCCTAATGTTTCCTCTGttctcctgggcttaaggaaaGGCCATCTCTCTCATGTGTCTGCGGTGAGGCGGGAAGAATGGGCTCCCTGCACTGGTCGTCCCGGTCTAGGCCCTCCTCGCCCATCACGCACGTGCTCGGGTCCTGGGAGGCCGCGTCAGTCCGGCCGGGAAGGAGCAGGACCCGGTTGCCACCGCTGTACCGGCTACGCATGACCGCGGCCTGGGGCGCTCACCTCACTCCAGGAGCCCAGAGACCTCGCCCGGCTCGGGCGAGGTGTTGCAAGGCTCTCCGCGTCCCAGATCCCGCTCTGGTCTCCAGGCAACCGCGTACGCCGCCTGGCCTGGCCTGTGCTCTTAAAGGGGCCGCGCGCCAGTGCCAAGTCTGTGTCCCGCCCTTGCTGGTCCTGAAGGCCGGGGGAAAGGCTGGGCGCTGGAGGCAGCAGGCCAGGGGTTTCCCAGCTCTGCTAACTGCTTCATCATACAATAGGAATAACGCAGGCATTAGTtttcccattgctgctgtaaacaaattaccacaaatttagtggcttgaagcaacacaaatttattattctaCAGTCTGTAAATTAGGCCCACAGTGCTGGTTTCTTCCCGAGGTTCCGGGGAAGCGTccgtttccttgccttttccagcttttccagaagtggtccccaacctttttggcaccagagaccggtttcacagaagacaatttttccacggatgggGGTAGGGGATGATTTCAGGATgatttgtgcactttatttctattattattacattgtaacatataattaaataattctgCAACTCACCATCATAGACTCAGTGggagcctgagcttgttttcctgcaactagacggtcccatctgggggtgacgggagacagtgacagacCATCAGGCACCAGATTCTcttaaggagtgtgcaacctacaTCCCTCATGTATGCAGTTCCCaacagggtttgtgctcctatgagaatctaatgtccaCCGCTGATATGACAGGAGGTGGCGCTCAGGTGGTCACAGCAGCCATGGGGAGTGGATctaaatacagatgaagttttGCTGGCTTTCCCGCCCCTaacctgctgtgcagcctggttcctaacaggccatggaccactaCTGGTCTGTGGCCGGAGTGCTGGAATCCCTGTTCCAGAGGCTGCTTGCAATCCTTGACTAGTGGTACCTCCTTCCATCTCCAAAACCAGCAAGGCCGCCTCTCTCTGGCCAGCAGGGAAAGGTCTCCACCTTTGAAGGACTCACCCAATGGACTGGGCCCACCCAGACAATCCAGGAGAATCTCTCTACTGCAAGATCCTTAACTCGGCCAGGAaatatggctcacacctgtaatctcagcacgttgggaggccggggcaggcggatcacctgaggtcaggagttcgagaccagcctggccagcatgcaacatggtgaaaccctgtctctactaaaaatacaaaaattagccgcctgtcattgtgggcacctgtaatcccagctactctggaggctgagatgggagaatcacttgaacctgggaggcacaggctgcagtgagccgagatcacgctattgtactcaagcctgggcaacaggagcgaaacttcaaaaaaaaaaaaaaaactcttcactCAATCACACCTGCCgagtcccttctgccatgtgaggcgGCCTggtcacaggttctggggatgaGGACACAGCTGTCTTGGGGGCTGTTATCCTGCCACAGCTGCCAGTCTGCAGAGTTCGTAAGTGGGATTCTGCAGACGCCAGCACAGTGCCAGACACGACGGCACAGTTACTACCGTGCTGCCTCCTCCCTCCACGGGATTCTGGAGCAGGAAGGGGAGCCCTCTCTTCCTTGAAGCCCAgtctggggaaggggtggggcagCAGGGGGAGTCACATCCGTCCTCACTGGGCCCCCAAGAGGACATCTTTACTTCCATTTTCAGCCCAGTTCAAACAGGACAAGGCTCCATGAAAACAACTTGAAAAGACAGACAGGGATTCTTATATTCCCAGAACCACTCAAGGCCAGTAACTGGAATGTTCTACAGTTCACACCCTGAGGAAACCAAATCACAGCATCAAATTATGGGAAAATCAAACTCTTTTTGTTCCCCTGCGAGGACAGCACTTTGCTACCTTGGCCGCACAGAGGAATGTTGAAAAATAGTGACCCCTGTCCCATCCAGTCATTTTCTTCCAGCCGGGCAGAGAATCCcccttgtttaaaaatttaatgggAATCAGGACTGAGAATCACTAACCCAAAAGGacgctaattttaaaattatgaaattaaagaTGAATTTAATTATTAAGGGTTGAAAGTTATAGACTAAACTATGTCCAGCCAGAGCAGAGGGCTGAATGACTTCCAcagtggtttattttgttttgttttgttttgagacggagtcttgttctatcccccagggtggagtacaatggcgcgatcttggctcactacaaccttcatctccctggttcaagcgattctcctgcctcagcctcctgagtagctgggattacacaacatgcaccaccacacctggctaattttgcatttttagtagaggtggggtttctccatgttggtcaggctggtcttgaactcccgacctcaggtgatctgcctgcctcagcctcccaaagtgctgggttcacaggcatgagccaccacgcccggctcaagtgttcttatttttataaaatatgttcctgcctggacacacacacacacgagtgcatgcaaacagaaaaaaaaaattttgcaagtAGCGCTCCATCGGGTTTGAAAAGGTTCTGAAGATCACTTTTAAATGGGTCTgacgtgtatttttttttaagtagcaggttcatttgaaaacaaaaaaggttaGTGAAGACCCTAtctttcaaaacataaaaatctgcAATAAAACCAATGATTCCATACAGCGACTACTGTGAGTTCTGCGCAATGACACCCAGGTTGGCAATGTGTCTCATGGTCGGCCTTCCATGGGGACAGTTCCAGGGGTGGTCCATGTCCCCCATGTGGGTGACCAGTTTCTTCATCTCGCTTGTGTTAAGAGCAGTTCCAATCATCACCTGAGGATGAGACACAATGGTTCAACGTTTTAATCGCTCTTTTTGACATCAGAATGGCAGCTCTTCAGAAGCACTGTTCTCTAAAATGAGACTGGACAAGATTACAGCTCAAACACCGCCTTCCCTGAAAAACCCTCCCCCAGAGAAGCCGAGGTTCTAGATCTCAGCCCTCCACCTTTCTGTGACATCAGGCCTCCTGTGGCTGCTTCAAGGTGGCACTGCCTCCACTCTAGACACGACCACACCTGTCCCGAATGCAGCCACTCTCAGCGGCCACCCTGCCCTCTCACCCTGGCAGGTGCAGCGGCCTCCCGGCTGGGCTCCCCGTCCCACTGCGAGCCCTTGGAGCCGCTCTCCACCCAGCAGCCAGTGATTACATCTAAAGCGCTGTCAGGTCATGTCGTTCTGCTCCACGGCTTCCCCCTCACCTGAATAAAAGCCTCCGTCTGTCCCTGACTTGGCCCTCACTGGGCTGTGCCTGCTCCCTACCTCCAAGCACGAATGCCTCCCTTCCTCACCCCAGCTGCACTGCTACTCCCTTCCTCTTGCACGGGTCCATCAAGCAAACACCTGCCTCGGGGCTGTGGCACTCCCGGGACCCTCTCCCCCAGTGGGTGCAGGCGTCACTCCCCCTCTGGTGAGCTCCACCCTGCTGCCCTGGCAGggcactccagccctggccctgCTGCCTCCCTGCCATGGGTCCTCtgacaggaaggagaggagacaAGCCTGAAGCCCTCTGTCACCTCCCTTCTTCCTACAGCACCCTGAGGGCTCgccatgtgccaagcacagtCGGAAAGCGGCGACAGCAGTGACAGCAGGGTTCCAC
This genomic window from Piliocolobus tephrosceles isolate RC106 unplaced genomic scaffold, ASM277652v3 unscaffolded_32798, whole genome shotgun sequence contains:
- the LOC113222646 gene encoding radial spoke head 10 homolog B-like; protein product: MVKEKKKADKRGEKSAPSPSSLSDNLDFSKQDGNTTRQEMSPAGVPLLGMQLNEAKPKKDPRNVQQNEDATQYEESILTKLIVESYEGEKVRGLYEGKGFAVFQGGCTYRGMFSEGLMHGQGTYIWADGLKYE